In one Plasmodium vivax chromosome 4, whole genome shotgun sequence genomic region, the following are encoded:
- a CDS encoding serine-repeat antigen 1 (SERA) (encoded by transcript PVX_003835A) gives MISKMFFDWVCTEGVVKCEQEGGGSGTSDSSGGDPQTSPKGGEAASSAHGSQGSKESVTPGGSHAQQEAAAPEKTLVPQESPAKEGGAPPSVPENQAHSPQTPGGPPPTASNIIGTGVSNNGSPPHAAATPGGDNPKQEEATTALKPIQVKSALLKDHKGVKVTGPCDATFQVYLVPYLYIDVNAKNTEIEMDPMFTKVDNKIKFEEGKHRLMNICEKGKTFKLVVYMYEDVLTIKWKVYAPKGVPAADKTLDVRKYKMRDIGRPITSIQVLATSKNDETVLVESKNYSVMEEIPEKCDAIANECFLSGVLDVQKCYHCTLLLEKKENAQECFKFISPEIRDRFDDIKTKGEDEEDPNEAELEESIHTILEKMYQNGGANNEVNHLAILDDTLKEEIQNYCAMMKEMDTTGVLENYEMGNADDVFGNIAKMMGKNGNYSVSSLPNKMKNAAICLKSPDDWVEGKTGLMLPNLVPPYLVHNNVEDVTTSLETSSDGTTAFKQDDDGTIDLTNLDCVDVHPSVLADKMHCNDDYCDRAKDTSSCMAKIEVEDQGDCATSWLFASKMHLETIKCMKGYDHVASSALYVANCSDKEESDKCQAASNPLEFLDILEETKFLPAESDLPYSYKQMGNACPEPKSYWQNLWADVKLLEKQYEPNAVSTKGYTAYQSDHFMANMDAFIKMVKSEVMKKGSAIAYVKAAGVMTHDMNGVDVHSLCGGETPDLAVNIVGYGNYISPEGVKKSYWLMRNSWGKYWGDDGTFKVDMHGPPGCQHNFIHTAAVFNLDMPLATHSINKDPEISDYYLKNSSDYYENLYYKKFQGSGATGGAGKQWVQGASTVYGQEGDPKVADEAGGEAAQSITTHSRAEPAGDAPPSGPPHAGTDSEQGEGTGPTDGEGPTRVVDEKAQAGGPLTSPGTLQDAVAPGGPQGPPEQGSPGSPGPQETPGPQGPPVQQGSPGPQLPPVQPTAPVPPVLPVPPVLPVPPAAPLPGAPTNSTVPTTESEVKEVLHILKHIKKGKVKVGLVTYDTEKVIGAEKVCSRAYAVDHEKQEECVEFCEANWDACKGKVSPGYCLTKKRGSNDCFFCFV, from the exons atgatttcaaaaatgtttttcg ATTGGGTCTGCACCGAAGGTGTGGTCAAATGTGAACAGGAGGGAGGCGGATCGGGCACAAGCGATTCCTCAGGTGGGGATCCCCAAACGAGTCCAAAGGGAGGTGAGGCTGCCTCATCTGCTCACGGTTCACAAGGATCAAAGGAAAGTGTCACACCAGGTGGAAGCCATGCTCAACAGGAAGCAGCAGCTCCAGAGAAAACACTAGTTCCACAGGAATCACCAGCTAAAGAGGGTGGTGCACCCCCCAGTGTTCCAGAAAACCAAGCACATAGCCCTCAAACACCGGGAGGACCCCCTCCAACTGCATCCAACATCATCGGTACAGGCGTTAGCAATAATGGAAGTCCCCCACATGCAGCCGCCACACCCGGGGGTGATAACCCCAAACAGGAGGAAGCCACAACTGCTTTGAAGCCCATTCAAGTAAAGTCAGCTCTGCTGAAGGACCACAAAGGAGTGAAGGTCACCGGGCCGTGTGACGCCACCTTCCAGGTTTACCTCGTGCCCTATTTGTACATCGACGTGAATGCCAAAAATACAGAAATAGAGATGGACCCCATGTTCACCAAAGTGGATAATAAGatcaaatttgaagaaggaaaGCACCGCCTGATGAACATTTGCGAGAAGGGAAAAACCTTCAAGCTAGTGGTGTACATGTACGAGGACGTTTTGACCATAAAATGGAAGGTGTACGCTCCCAAAGGGGTGCCAG CAGCGGACAAGACGCTGGACGTGCGAAAGTACAAAATGAGGGACATCGGCAGGCCGATCACCTCCATACAAGTGTTGGCCACGTCCAAAAACGACGAAACTGTTCTGGTCGAAAGTAAAAATTACTCTGTGATGGAGGAGATACCGG AGAAGTGTGACGCGATTGCCAACGAGTGCTTCCTGAGCGGCGTGCTGGATGTGCAGAAGTGCTACCACTGCACTTTGCTcctggagaagaaggaaaatgcgCAGGAATGCTTCAAGTTCATTTCGCCCGAGATAAGGGACCGCTTCGATGATATCAAGACCAAGGGAGAGGACGAGGAAGACCCAAACGAAGCAGAACTGGAAGAGTCTATTCAtaccattttggaaaaaatgtaccaaaatggaggagcaAATAATGAGGTTAACCATTTGGCCATCTTGGATGACACCCTTAAGGAGGAGATACAAAATTATTGTGCCATGATGAAGGAGATGGACACCACTGGGGTGCTCGAAAACTACGAAATGGGGAACGCAGATGATGTGTTTGGAAATATAGCAAAGatgatggggaaaaatggaaattataGCGTCTCTTCGTTGCCAAATAAGATGAAGAATGCGGCCATTTGTTTGAAAAGCCCTGACGACTGGGTGGAAGGCAAAACGGGGCTGATGCTCCCCAACTTGGTGCCTCCCTATTTGGTCCACAACAACGTAGAGGATGTCACCACCTCATTAGAGACATCCTCAGATGGAACGACTGCCTTCAAGCAAGACGATGATGGTACTATCGATTTGACCAACCTGGACTGCGTAGATGTGCACCCCAGTGTGCTCGCGGATAAGATGCACTGCAATGATGACTACTGCGATAGGGCGAAGGATACCAGCAGTTGCATGGCCAAAATTGAGGTGGAGGACCAGGGCGACTGCGCCACCTCTTGGCTCTTCGCCTCGAAGATGCACCTCGAAACGATCAAGTGCATGAAGGGTTACGATCACGTCGCTAGTTCTGCCCTCTACGTGGCTAACTGCTCCGATAAGGAAGAGAGCGACAAGTGTCAAGCGGCGTCAAACCCGCTCGAATTTTTGGACATCCTGGAGGAGACCAAATTTTTACCAGCCGAGTCGGACCTACCATACTCTTACAAGCAAATGGGAAACGCCTGTCCGGAGCCGAAGAGTTACTGGCAAAATCTTTGGGCTGACGTGAAGCTCCTAGAAAAGCAGTATGAACCCAACGCGGTTAGCACCAAGGGGTACACGGCCTACCAGAGCGACCACTTCATGGCCAACATGGACGCGTTTATTAAGATGGTAAAATCTGAGGTGATGAAAAAGGGATCCGCAATAGCCTACGTGAAAGCGGCAGGAGTGATGACCCACGACATGAACGGCGTGGATGTGCACAGCTTGTGTGGCGGTGAAACGCCAGACCTCGCAGTTAACATAGTGGGTTATGGCAACTACATCTCCCCggagggggtgaagaagtccTACTGGCTGATGCGAAACAGTTGGGGCAAATACTGGGGGGATGACGGCACCTTCAAGGTGGACATGCATGGACCGCCTGGATGCCAACACAACTTCATCCACACCGCCGCCGTCTTCAACCTGGACATGCCCCTCGCCACGCACTCCATCAACAAGGACCCAGAAATAAGCGACTACTATTTGAAGAATTCGTCTGATTACTATGAGAATCTGTATTACAAGAAGTTCCAGGGAAGTGGCGCCACGGGGGGAGCCGGTAAGCAGTGGGTGCAGGGAGCCTCCACTGTGTATGGGCAAGAGGGTGATCCAAAAGTGGCTGATGAAgcgggaggagaagcagcacaGAGCATAACTACCCATTCAAGAGCTGAACCCGCAGGAGATGCACCCCCTTCAGGACCACCTCATGCAGGAACGGACTCAGAACAGGGAGAAGGAACAGGACCTACGGATGGAGAAGGACCAACGCGGGTTGTAGATGAAAAAGCACAAGCGGGAGGACCACTCACAAGCCCAGGAACTTTGCAAGATGCAGTCGCACCAGGTGGACCACAAGGACCACCAGAACAAGGATCACCAGGATCACCAGGACCACAAGAAACACCAGGACCACAAGGACCACCAGTACAACAAGGATCACCAGGACCACAACTACCACCCGTACAACCCACAGCGCCTGTACCACCCGTATTACCGGTACCACCCGTATTACCGGTACCACCCGCAGCGCCCCTACCTGGCGCCCCGACCAACAGCACCGTACCCACCACCGAGTCGGAGGTGAAAGAAGTTCTTCACATCCTGAAGCACATCAAAAAGGGCAAAGTAAAAGTGGGGCTAGTCACGTACGACACGGAGAAGGTGATTGGCGCGGAGAAGGTTTGCTCCAGAGCGTATGCCGTGGACCATGAGAAGCAAGAAGAGTGCGTTGAGTTTTGCGAAGCGAACTGGGACGCATGCAAGGGTAAAGTGTCTCCCGGGTACTGCTTGACGAAGAAGAGAGGAAGCAACgactgcttcttctgctttgtGTGA
- a CDS encoding serine-repeat antigen 5 (SERA) (encoded by transcript PVX_003830A), with translation MKSRLCALLILYMLLNGHSVKCTAAVGQGQGTGVSTDQGVSSQHTANSAGQGIGSSTGSTGVPQSRPQSGGGDTGTQGGQQDRASGTSATHVPVVPQNGHVQSNPPPSTSSGGPNGGGGASITQNVQQANLQAGSDTQVAATPSESFTNPIQVKASLLRDQKGLKITGPCKSYFQVYLVPYLYLNVNAKESEIEMDPMFMKVDDKIKFEKEKHLLNNICEDNKTFKLVVYMYEGELTIKWKVYPPKGETSSDKTLDIRKYKMKDIGQPITSMQVVVMSELNKTIYMESKNFAVMNQIPEKCDAIANECFLSGVLDVQKCYHCTLLLQKKENAEECFKFVSPTIKNRFEDIQTKGEDEENPNVVELEETIDLLLNKIYKNGEGESNEVDQLAIIDSSFQSDLLKYCSLMKEVDTSGSLDNHQLGDAEDVFANLTHLLQSNSDHDVPSLKNKLKSPAICLKNVGHWVGSKTGLVLPTLEYSTSQDNAESFDEGEEDTSNSTTTQSADVHPLNVSDKLFCNDEYCDRAKDSSSCIAKIEAGDQGDCSTSWLFASKVHLEAIKCMKGHDHVASSALYVANCSGKEANDKCHAASNPLEFLNTLEETKFLAAESDLPYSYKAVNNACPEPKSHWKNLWENVKLLDPTNEPNSVSTKGYTAYQSDHFKGNMDAFIKLVKSEVMKKGSAIAYVKAQGALSYDLNGKKVQSLCGGETPDLAVNIVGYGNYITAEGQKKSYWLLQNSWGKHWGDDGNFKVDMHGPDHCQNNFIHTAAVFNLDVPVVAPAPSSDPEINDYYMKNSPDFFSNFYFNKYEAEKANGLGEEKGPVNNSVLYGQSGEETSALPASVGDQSGKVVAQTAEGLGAQQGSGGGLGAAAGPTGQEGVGVAAPGGRGTGGEAIAAAAVVVVGGGGSGSAGERGTGVGVAPGVGAAGRSVGEGQQLPAGAASPGTGTQHVGGSVSGGTNSGNGATGNSGPNTQRGQVSQTVNEAAPSTVEKPKSIDSTGVISEGITGVFHFLKNVKKGKVSSNFVTYDNTKAIGDKACSRVQSSDVDKLDDCVKFCEANWNECKGKVSPGYCLTKKKGNNDCFFCFV, from the exons atgaagtctCGTTTGTGTGCCCTCTTGATATTGT ATATGTTGCTGAATGGGCACTCAGTGAAGTGCACGGCGGCTGTGGGTCAGGGACAGGGAACTGGAGTATCAACTGATCAAGGTGTCTCGTCACAGCACACTGCTAACTCTGCAGGTCAAGGAATTGGCTCTTCCACTGGCTCTACTGGTGTCCCTCAATCTAGACCACAAAGTGGGGGCGGAGATACAGGAACCCAAGGAGGCCAACAAGACAGAGCAAGTGGAACTAGTGCAACACATGTACCTGTAGTACCACAGAATGGGCATGTTCAGTCTAATCCACCACCTTCAACATCAAGTGGTGGTCCAAATGGAGGCGGTGGAGCTTCCATTACTCAAAATGTTCAACAAGCGAATCTTCAAGCAGGTTCCGATACCCAAGTAGCTGCCACCCCCTCCGAGAGCTTCACAAATCCCATTCAGGTAAAAGCGTCGTTGCTGAGGGACCAGAAGGGGCTCAAGATCACAGGTCCTTGCAAGTCCTACTTTCAAGTGTATCTCGTGCCCTACCTCTACTTGAACGTTAACGCAAAGGAGAGCGAAATCGAAATGGATCCCATGTTCATGAAGGTGGACGACAAGATCAAATTTGAGAAGGAGAAACACCTCCTGAACAACATCTGTGAAGACAATAAAACGTTTAAGCTAGTCGTGTACATGTATGAAGGAGAGCTGACCATCAAGTGGAAGGTCTATCCTCCCAAGGGGGAGACAA GCTCCGACAAAACGCTGGACATTAGGaagtacaaaatgaaggacatCGGCCAGCCTATCACCTCCATGCAGGTGGTGGTGATGAGCGAACTGAATAAGACCATCTACATGGAGAGCAAAAACTTCGCCGTGATGAACCAAATTCCAG AGAAGTGTGATGCGATTGCCAACGAGTGCTTCCTTAGCGGTGTGCTGGACGTCCAGAAGTGCTACCATTGTACTCTGTTGCtgcagaagaaggaaaacgcTGAGGAATGCTTCAAATTTGTCTCCCCCACGATTAAAAACCGATTTGAAGATATACAGACGAAGGGAGAAGACGAGGAGAACCCAAATGTAGTGGAGCTGGAAGAAACTATTGATctccttttaaataaaatttacaaaaatggggaaggagAAAGTAACGAGGTGGATCAGCTAGCCATTATAGACTCCTCCTTTCAGTCCGACCTGTTGAAGTACTGCTCATTAATGAAGGAGGTAGACACCAGCGGGTCTCTAGACAACCACCAGCTGGGCGACGCCGAGGATGTATTCGCCAATTTGACACACCTCTTGCAGAGTAACAGCGACCATGATGTGCCATCCTTAAAGAACAAACTAAAGAGTCCCGCCATATGCTTAAAGAATGTAGGTCACTGGGTTGGAAGCAAAACTGGATTGGTACTTCCCACCCTGGAGTATAGCACCTCGCAGGATAACGCGGAATCGTTTGATGAAGGCGAGGAAGATACTTCCAATTCGACTACCACACAAAGTGCTGATGTGCATCCCTTAAACGTCTCAGATAAGCTCTTCTGCAATGATGAATACTGCGATAGGGCGAAGGACAGCAGTAGCTGCATTGCCAAAATTGAGGCAGGGGACCAGGGCGACTGCTCTACTTCTTGGTTGTTCGCCTCCAAGGTGCATCTGGAAGCCATCAAGTGCATGAAGGGGCACGACCACGTCGCAAGTTCGGCCCTCTACGTGGCTAACTGTTCCGGTAAAGAAGCGAATGACAAATGTCACGCGGCTTCTAATCCGCTAGAATTTTTGAACACCCTGGAGGAGACCAAATTTTTGGCAGCCGAGTCTGACCTACCATACTCCTACAAAGCGGTGAATAACGCGTGCCCCGAGCCGAAGAGCCACTGGAAAAACCTTTGGGAAAACGTGAAACTTCTAGACCCCACGAATGAACCCAACTCGGTAAGTACCAAGGGGTACACAGCATACCAGAGCGACCACTTCAAAGGCAACATGGACGCGTTTATTAAGCTTGTAAAATCCGAAGTGATGAAAAAGGGATCTGCAATCGCCTATGTGAAGGCACAAGGAGCACTCAGCTACGACCTGAACGGGAAGAAGGTGCAAAGTCTCTGTGGAGGTGAAACGCCCGACCTCGCTGTCAACATAGTGGGTTATGGAAACTACATCACCGCTGAAGGGCAGAAGAAATCCTACTGGCTGCTGCAAAACAGCTGGGGAAAGCACTGGGGAGATGACGGCAACTTCAAGGTCGACATGCATGGACCGGATCACTGCCAGAATAACTTCATCCACACCGCTGCTGTCTTCAATCTGGACGTCCCCGTGGTCGCTCCCGCACCGAGTAGCGACCCAGAAATAAATGACTACTATATGAAGAACTCCCCCGATTTCTTCAgtaacttttattttaataaatacgAGGCGGAGAAGGCCAATGGGTTAGGCGAAGAAAAGGGACCTGTCAATAACTCAGTGCTGTATGGTCAATCGGGGGAAGAAACATCAGCGTTACCGGCATCGGTAGGTGATCAATCTGGCAAAGTAGTAGCACAAACAGCCGAAGGATTGGGCGCTCAACAAGGATCAGGAGGAGGAttaggagcagcagcagggcCAACAGGACAAGAAGGAGTAGGAGTAGCAGCAccagggggaagaggaacaggaggagaagcaatagcagcagcagcagtagtagtagtaggaggaggaggatcaGGATCAGCAGGAGAAAGAGGAACAGGAGTAGGAGTAGCACCAGGAGTAGGAGCAGCAGGAAGATCAGTAGGAGAAGGACAACAGTTACCAGCAGGGGCTGCATCACCTGGAACAGGAACTCAACATGTCGGAGGGTCTGTCTCTGGAGGCACAAATTCAGGGAATGGCGCAACAGGAAATAGCGGTCCAAATACGCAACGTGGACAGGTCAGTCAAACCGTTAATGAAGCCGCTCCCTCCACCGTGGAGAAACCTAAATCAATCGACTCAACGGGCGTAATCAGTGAAGGCATAACAGGAGTATTCCACTTTTTgaagaatgtaaaaaaaggaaaagtgtCTAGCAACTTTGTGACGTACGATAATACGAAGGCCATCGGCGATAAGGCATGTTCCAGAGTGCAGTCCTCAGACGTAGATAAGCTGGATGACTGTGTTAAATTTTGTGAGGCGAACTGGAATGAATGCAAGGGTAAGGTATCGCCTGGTTACTGTCtaacgaagaagaagggaaacaacgactgcttcttctgctttgtGTAG
- a CDS encoding serine-repeat antigen 4 (SERA) (encoded by transcript PVX_003825A): MIAHLQLDLRPKMILHCLVLHHLTLGNSIQVITALLKDANGVKVTGACGAHFELSLVPHISISAETKTNDIKLRPILHKLLDAKEADVGTTKLDNAIQFEPNQEKLKNKCQPGKENEDTFKFLVFIHEGELTLKWKVYNKSAPADASNIEEMVQVPACACKEVDVRKYTLKNLDQPITTVQVRSSKVDEETLLVESKSYYVNRDIPDKCDVIATDCYLNGNVDIEKCFQCTLLMENSDTTNECFKYVSSQVTDKFKDIKVNAQDEEDPAEVELAASIGKILQGVFKKGEAAHIELLTFDEVDAALKEELLNYCSSMKEVDASGVLDQYQLGSEEDIFANLTSILKNHAGETKSTLQNKLKNPAICLKNADEWVESKKGLLLPSLSHTNGEVTPPETPKEDHMSDADEGQQSVPYDAVINLVSAEEKNNQSSLIEDSTFCTEDYCNRWKDDTSCVSKIEAEDQGVCSTSWLFASKVHLETIKCMKGYDHIATSALYVANCSSKEAKDKCHAASNPLEFLDILEETQFLPAESNLPYSYKAVSNACPEPKSHWQNLWENVKLLEKQYEPNAVSTKGYTAYQSDHFKGNMDAFINLVKSQVMSKGSVIAYVKADELMGYDFNGKNVHSLCGSETPNHAVNIIGYGNYVSAEGVKKSYWLLRNSWGKYWGDDGNFKIDMHGADHCQHNFIHTAAVFNLEMPLVQSAAKKDNHLYSYYLKGSPDLYQNMYYKGFGSQGGNAKGGEKGQVGTPVVSGQEEEEVASDRQDQVREQSHVEASAGPDGLQAGQVDVKAEEEDTKAGQGGEDSAATQDGGSHGPGAVQPLAEQSDTRGVASNLPDGSQLPGSGHEAGQSGHGVAESGSEVPESRPEAPPGEPGAAHSEPQVTESEHGVPPSGSGVPPGGPGVPPSGPEVGRSETGETLSQPAESPPLPNPPSNTAKITQVLHILKHVKQGKVKTRLVTYDSNAAMSADHVCSRAVASDPEKQDECVKFCDDHWNDCKDKISPAYCLTQIRGKKDCFFCYI, translated from the exons ATGATAGCCCACCTCCAGCTGGACCTCCGCCCAAAGATGATACTTCATTGCCTAGTGCTCCACCACCTAACCCT CGGGAACTCCATTCAAGTGATAACTGCGCTACTGAAGGACGCGAACGGAGTGAAGGTCACTGGTGCCTGTGGAGCACACTTCGAATTGTCGCTCGTCCCACACATATCCATCAGCGCcgaaacaaaaacaaacgaCATTAAGTTGAGGCCAATATTGCATAAGCTGCTTGACGCAAAGGAGGCAGACGTTGGAACGACCAAACTGGATAATGCAATTCAGTTTGAACCGAACCAGGAGAAGCTAAAGAATAAGTGCCAGCCTGGGAAAGAAAATGAGGACACTTTTAAATTCCTGGTGTTTATTCACGAAGGGGAGTTGACGCTCAAGTGGAAAGTGTACAACAAATCTGCCCCTGCAGATGCGAGTAATATAGAGGAGATGGTGCAAGTGcctgcatgtgcat GCAAAGAAGTGGACGTCCGAAAATACACCCTAAAAAACCTGGACCAACCAATCACGACCGTCCAGGTTCGCTCGTCGAAGGTGGACGAGGAGACGCTTCTGGTGGAGAGCAAAAGTTACTACGTGAATAGGGACATCCCGG ACAAGTGCGACGTTATAGCGACCGACTGCTACCTCAACGGGAACGTAGACATTGAAAAATGCTTCCAATGCACCCTGCTGATGGAGAACAGCGACACTACCAATGAGTGCTTCAAGTATGTCTCCTCCCAGGTAACCGATAAATTTAAAGACATAAAAGTGAATGCACAGGATGAGGAAGACCCGGCCGAAGTAGAGTTGGCAGCCTCTATTGGGAAGATCCTCCAGGGGGtcttcaaaaaaggagaagcggctCACATTGAGTTGCTCACTTTCGACGAAGTGGATGCAGCTTTGAAAGAGGAACTGCTTAACTATTGCTCCTCGATGAAGGAGGTGGACGCCAGTGGGGTGTTGGACCAATACCAATTGGGCAGTGAAGAGGATATCTTTGCCAACCTAACGAGCATTTTGAAGAACCACGCAGGGGAAACGAAGTCCACACTGCAGAACAAGCTGAAGAATCCCGCCATATGCTTGAAAAATGCGGACGAATGGgtggaaagcaaaaaggggcttCTACTCCCCAGTCTGTCTCATACCAATGGGGAGGTTACCCCCCCTGAGACTCCCAAAGAGGACCACATGAGCGATGCAGATGAGGGCCAGCAGAGTGTCCCCTACGATGCTGTGATCAACCTCGTATCTgcggaggagaaaaacaacCAAAGTTCCCTCATTGAGGACAGCACGTTCTGCACGGAGGACTACTGCAACAGGTGGAAGGACGACACGAGCTGCGTCTCCAAGATTGAGGCGGAAGATCAGGGCGTCTGCTCCACGTCTTGGCTCTTCGCCTCCAAGGTGCACCTAGAGACCATCAAGTGCATGAAGGGGTACGATCACATTGCTACTTCCGCTCTCTACGTGGCTAACTGTTCCAGTAAGGAAGCGAAGGACAAGTGTCACGCCGCGTCAAACCCGCTGGAATTTTTGGACATCCTGGAGGAGACCCAATTCTTGCCAGCCGAGTCGAACCTCCCCTACTCCTACAAAGCGGTGAGCAACGCCTGTCCGGAGCCCAAGAGCCACTGGCAGAATCTATGGGAAAACGTGAAGCTCCTAGAAAAGCAGTATGAACCCAACGCGGTTAGCACCAAGGGGTACACCGCCTACCAGAGCGACCACTTCAAAGGCAACATGGACGCATTTATCAATTTGGTAAAGTCGCAAGTGATGAGCAAAGGATCCGTTATCGCCTACGTGAAAGCAGACGAACTCATGGGCTACGACTTCAATGGGAAGAACGTGCACAGCCTGTGCGGCAGCGAGACGCCTAACCACGCGGTGAATATAATTGGCTACGGCAACTACGTCAGCGCggagggggtgaagaagtccTACTGGCTGCTCCGCAACAGTTGGGGCAAATACTGGGGAGATGACGGCAACTTCAAAATCGACATGCATGGAGCGGATCACTGCCAGCACAACTTCATCCACACCGCCGCCGTCTTCAACCTGGAGATGCCCCTCGTCCAGTCTGCTGCCAAAAAGGACAACCACCTGTACAGCTACTACCTGAAGGGCTCCCCTGACCTTTACCAAAATATGTACTATAAGGGCTTCGGCTCTCAAGGTGGAAATGCCAAGGGGGGCGAAAAGGGCCAAGTTGGAACCCCCGTGGTTTCTGgacaggaggaagaagaagtagcGAGCGATAGACAAGATCAAGTGAGAGAACAAAGCCATGTAGAAGCGTCAGCTGGACCGGATGGCTTGCAAGCTGGACAAGTGGACGTAAAAGCTGAAGAGGAGGACACAAAAGCTGGGCAGGGGGGCGAAGACTCTGCAGCAACACAAGATGGAGGCTCACATGGTCCGGGAGCGGTGCAACCTCTAGCAGAACAATCTGACACGAGAGGTGTAGCAAGTAATTTACCAGATGGGTCTCAATTACCGGGGAGCGGGCATGAAGCAGGACAGAGCGGGCATGGAGTAGCAGAGAGTGGGTCTGAAGTTCCAGAGAGCAGACCTGAAGCACCACCAGGCGAGCCTGGAGCAGCACATAGCGAACCTCAAGTAACAGAAAGTGAGCATGGAGTACCACCGAGCGGGTCTGGAGTACCACCAGGTGGGCCTGGAGTTCCACCAAGCGGGCCTGAAGTAGGACGGAGCGAAACTGGAGAAACTTTATCCCAGCCTGCGGAATCGCCACCCCTGCCTAATCCCCCTAGTAACACTGCTAAGATAACCCAAGTACTGCACATCTTAAAGCATGTGAAGCAAGGGAAGGTGAAGACGCGCCTGGTTACCTACGACAGTAATGCGGCGATGAGTGCAGATCACGTCTGCTCACGAGCGGTGGCAAGTGACCCTGAGAAGCAGGACGAGTGCGTGAAGTTCTGTGACGACCACTGGAATGATTGCAAAGATAAAATCTCACCTGCGTATTGCTTAACACAGatcaggggaaaaaaagactGCTTCTTCTGTTACATATAA